CAAAGCTGTTATCCTCGGCGATGATCATTACATGCGGGCAAAAGGACGCCTTGGCATTGTCGGAAACGAACAGGGCCTGTAGCGGCACTTCCATCCTGACGTTCTTCGGAACATAGAGGAACACGCCACCATTCCATAATGCGGCATGCAGCGCCGTCAAACGATTCTCATCCATCTTCACCGCACTCATGAAATAGCGCTGAAGCAAATCCGAATGCTGCTGCAGAGCTTCTTCCAGATCCGTGAAAATCACACCCTGCTCCGCCAGTTCAGCAGAAATGCGATGAAATACCACATCAGAGTTGCGCTGAACGAGCAAGTTGTCTGTCTGCTCTCCAGATTGCAGCAAATTCTGCGCTGTCTCCGGAAGCTCGGAGAGCTCCCGCAATTGCGGGCTTTCCGTATATTGTCCGAAGGAATGAAGATTCCAACGGTCGATTCTTGTTTTTTCGAGCTTGGGCAATTCCAGCGAACCCGCCAATTCCAATGCTTCCAGCCGAAGCGAAGCCATCCACGAAGGCTCCTTTTTCCTGTCGGACAAAGCGGATACGAAGTGGCGGTCAACCGGAAGAATTGTTTGTGTGGACATGATTATTTCCTCCTTGACCGGTTCGGATTAATATTTCGGAGCTATCGTGTTCATCGGCACCTTGAATTCATCTTCTTCGCTTTGGCCGACTGTCTCGTCAACGATGCCGAGTTCTTCCTTGACCCAATCGTAGCCTTCCGCTTCCAGTCTTTCCGCCAGCTCCGAACCACCGGACTTGACGATGCGGCCCTGCATCATGACATGCACAAAGTCAGGCTTGATATAGTTTAACAATCTCTGATAGTGAGTTATAATCAGAAAGGCGCGATCTTCGCTTCGCAGGGAATTGACGCCCGCGGCCACAATCTTGAGCGCATCGATGTCCAAACCGGAGTCGATCTCGTCCAGAATGACAATGCGCGGCTCCAGCATCATCATTTGCAGAATCTCATTGCGCTTCTTTTCACCACCGGAAAATCCTTCATTCAGATAACGGTGCATGAACTGCGGATCAATTTCCAGTTCCTTCATTTTCTTTTCCATCTGGCGGATGAACTTGATCAGCGAAATTTCATTGCCTTCTTCCCGTCGCGCATTGAGCGCGCTGCGAAGAAAATCGGAGTTGGTCACGCCGGCGATTTCGCTGGGATACTGCATGGCCAAAAACAAGCCTGCGCGGGATCGTTCGTCGACCTCCATCTCCAGAAGATCGTTTCCGTCAAGAACGGCTGTCCCCTCGGTCACTGTATATTTAGGATGACCCATCAGCGAAGATGCGAGCGTGCTTTTTCCCGTTCCGTTCGGGCCCATGACCGCATGAACTTCGCCGCCGTTCATCTCCAAATCGATCCCTTTCAGGATTTCCTTGTTTTCAACGGAAGCCTTCAAACCTTTTATAACAAATCTAAGTGAATTGCTCATTAAAGATTCCCTCCAGCTCTAAAAGCATCATTTTTTTATAAACAATCTTAACTGATTCTCAGTGATTCTCATTTGTAATTTTACTATACCTCATCTTACAAAATCAATAAAGATGTTTTTCTATTTATTATATATTTTTGTTTAAAAAGTTCGATGTCTTCGGGTATTTTCATATTTGCTTTTTTTGATTTATACTTGGGTTTATGTAGTGCAGTCATCGTTATCAGGAGGGTGCAGGCATGTCGGAAAATTACCATCCGCTGAGCGAAGCGGAAGCGATTGAACACGCGAAAAAACTGTCGGCTCTCTTTTCCCCGGCCGCAGATCTGGTCTGCAGGGAGATTGGCGACGGCAACCTGAATCTGGTGTTTCATATTCAAGACCGAACGACCGGTCAAGGGGTCATTTTGAAGCAGGCGCTGCCTTATGCCAAGATCGTCGGCGAATCGTGGCCGCTGACGCTGGACCGCGCAAGAATTGAAAGCGAAGCGCTGCAGCTTCAGGGCAGGCTGTGCCGGGAACATGCTCCCCAAGTGTATACGTACGTTCCCGAGCTTGCCCTGACGGTCATGGAGGATCTCAGCGACCACGAAATCATGCGCAAAGCGTTGATGCGGCGCGACAAATTCCCGCTTTTTGCCGGACATATCGCCCGTTTTTTGGCAAACACCCTTTTCTTCACTTCCGATCTCGGTTTGAACCAGCAGGAAAAAAAGCTCAGGGTGAAGCAGTTCATCAATCCGGAGCTTTGCAAAATCACCGAGGACCTTATTTTTGATCATCCCTATACCGATGCGGAGACGAATAATTTCGAACCCGCGATACGCAATGCTGTGGAGCAGATCTGGAAGGACATGCCGCTGCAATTGGAGGTTGCCCTGCTGCGGGAACGCTTCCTTACCCATGCCCAGGCGCTGCTGCACGGCGACCTCCACACCGGCAGCATCTTCGTTACGGAAACGTCGACCAAGGTCATTGACCCGGAATTCGCTTTCTACGGCCCGATGGGCTTTGACATCGGCGCGGTGTTCGCCAATCTGCTGCTGAATTATGCCGCCCAGGAAGGCTGGAGCCGCAACGATCAGGATAGACGCGACTATCGGGAATACCTGCTGCAAACGGTCACGCAAATCTGGGAGCGGTTTGCCGCGGAATTTGCGGATTTGTGGGACCGTCACTTGGTCGACCGCATGGCGTCGACGCCAGGTTATCGGGATAACTATATGCAGCGTTTGCTCCAGGATACGGTCGGCTTCACCGGCGCCAAAATGATCCGCAGGGTCATCGGCCTGGCACACGCCGCCGATCTGGACAAGATCGAGGATCCCCTGGCTCGGGAAAAAGCGCAGCGTATGACGCTTGCCATCGGAAGGTCGCTGATCCTCCGCCACCGGAAAGTCGAATCGGTCAACGAGATTGTGAGCATTGTAAAACAAGTGAGCGGAGATGAAAATCAGTCATGACTTCCAATCCAACGCAAATTGGAAACCCGCAGGACGATTGGCTGCAGTCGCTCCGTTGGGCCGGCGACCATCTGGAGTTGCTGGATCAAAGACAACTGCCGGAGGAAATTGTTTATCTCGATTTAACCACCTCTGAGGAGGTGTGGGAGGCGATCCGCCGCCTGAAAGTACGCGGCGCCCCCGCCATCGGCATTGCCGCCGCGTTCGGACTGTACCTGGCGATGCGAAGCTTCCCTCCGGTTGCTGAAACGGGCGGACCGGACCAATTTCGGCAGGAGCTTCTGCGGCAGGCTGATTATTTGGCCACTTCCCGCCCTACTGCCGTGAATTTATTTTGGGCTCTGGACAGAATGAAGAAACGCGCGGAGCGGCTGCTCCGTGAAATGGAGATTCATACGGGGGAAAGCGCCGGCGGGAAAACGAACGGCGGGCTCGGCGGACAGGCGGTGCCGGACCTTGAAGCCGTCAAGCTTGCTCTGCTCGACGAGGCCTTGCAAATTCAATCGGAAGACGAGGAAACCAACAGGCGAATCGGTGAACATGCGCTTGCTTTGCTCGAAGACGGCATGGGCGTGCTGACCCACTGCAATGCCGGCGGACTGGCTACGGCGAAATACGGCACCGCGCTGGCTCCCTTGTATCTTGCCAAAGAACGGGGCATGGATCTGAAGGTATTCGCCGACGAAACCCGCCCCGTGCTGCAGGGTGCCCGCTTGACGGCATTCGAGCTGCAGCAGGCCGGCGTTGACGTCACCCTGATTTGCGACAATATGGCCGGCATGGTGATGTCCAAAGGCTGGGTTCAAGCCGTAATCGTTGGAACGGACCGGGTGGCGGCCAATGGGGATGTCGCCAACAAAATCGGAACCTACAGCGTGGCTGTATTGGCCAAAGCCCACGGGATTCCGTTTTATGTCGCTTGTCCTCTTTCCACCGTCGATTTAAGCATGTCCAGCGGACAGGAAATTCCGATCGAAGAGCGG
This sequence is a window from Ferviditalea candida. Protein-coding genes within it:
- the sufC gene encoding Fe-S cluster assembly ATPase SufC — its product is MSNSLRFVIKGLKASVENKEILKGIDLEMNGGEVHAVMGPNGTGKSTLASSLMGHPKYTVTEGTAVLDGNDLLEMEVDERSRAGLFLAMQYPSEIAGVTNSDFLRSALNARREEGNEISLIKFIRQMEKKMKELEIDPQFMHRYLNEGFSGGEKKRNEILQMMMLEPRIVILDEIDSGLDIDALKIVAAGVNSLRSEDRAFLIITHYQRLLNYIKPDFVHVMMQGRIVKSGGSELAERLEAEGYDWVKEELGIVDETVGQSEEDEFKVPMNTIAPKY
- the mtnK gene encoding S-methyl-5-thioribose kinase, yielding MSENYHPLSEAEAIEHAKKLSALFSPAADLVCREIGDGNLNLVFHIQDRTTGQGVILKQALPYAKIVGESWPLTLDRARIESEALQLQGRLCREHAPQVYTYVPELALTVMEDLSDHEIMRKALMRRDKFPLFAGHIARFLANTLFFTSDLGLNQQEKKLRVKQFINPELCKITEDLIFDHPYTDAETNNFEPAIRNAVEQIWKDMPLQLEVALLRERFLTHAQALLHGDLHTGSIFVTETSTKVIDPEFAFYGPMGFDIGAVFANLLLNYAAQEGWSRNDQDRRDYREYLLQTVTQIWERFAAEFADLWDRHLVDRMASTPGYRDNYMQRLLQDTVGFTGAKMIRRVIGLAHAADLDKIEDPLAREKAQRMTLAIGRSLILRHRKVESVNEIVSIVKQVSGDENQS
- the mtnA gene encoding S-methyl-5-thioribose-1-phosphate isomerase, which produces MTSNPTQIGNPQDDWLQSLRWAGDHLELLDQRQLPEEIVYLDLTTSEEVWEAIRRLKVRGAPAIGIAAAFGLYLAMRSFPPVAETGGPDQFRQELLRQADYLATSRPTAVNLFWALDRMKKRAERLLREMEIHTGESAGGKTNGGLGGQAVPDLEAVKLALLDEALQIQSEDEETNRRIGEHALALLEDGMGVLTHCNAGGLATAKYGTALAPLYLAKERGMDLKVFADETRPVLQGARLTAFELQQAGVDVTLICDNMAGMVMSKGWVQAVIVGTDRVAANGDVANKIGTYSVAVLAKAHGIPFYVACPLSTVDLSMSSGQEIPIEERDELEITEGFGKRTAPRGIKVYNPAFDVTPHEYVTAIITEKGVVRPPYAENLPKLFED